A single genomic interval of Amblyraja radiata isolate CabotCenter1 chromosome 33, sAmbRad1.1.pri, whole genome shotgun sequence harbors:
- the tespa1 gene encoding protein TESPA1 produces MSLGISQILELYREDPEDILYNLGFGMEEPNITAKIPSRFFSYTSHANGINFRVFLEAQVKRLGEENPSYTLASRFRQIEVLTTMANALTSLYSRVSKTPVTKIGPAHQFSFSPEKTKKWQEGKHPGGKAVQKLRKTITKLCLYGAPKELGNPKQRKESSSKASSGPDQSQGCSAKAECVKTEPRGSGEGCEQASNSRDGQNSESPHLKEEEGQQSSGAVTKETSDADTGKSKFDVLNTTATATATATATETATATATATAHQSPGMEFPNEHSECSKPMPSLSGQEVDSNSGGSQDLHINTQESTHLIISPELPEQLKTSPESPEYVAN; encoded by the exons ATGTCATTGGG TATCTCTCAGATACTGGAATTATACAGGGAGGATCCTGAGGATATTCTGTACAACCTTGGCTTTGGGATGGAAGAGCCGAATATTACAGCAAAAATCCCATCTCGCTTTTTCAGCTACACCTCCCACGCAAATGGAATTAACTTCCGTGTCTTCTTGGAAGCTCAGGTGAAGAGACTGGGGGAGGAAAATCCCAGCTACACACTGGCAA GTCGTTTCCGGCAGATTGAGGTCCTGACGACCATGGCGAATGCCCTGACCTCCCTCTACTCCCGTGTGTCCAAAACGCCAGTGACGAAGATCGGGCCTGCCCACCAGTTCTCCTTCAGTCCGGAGAAAACCAAGAAATGGCAGGAAGGGAAGCACCCGGGAGGAAAAGCCGTTCAGAAACTGCGGAAAACGATTACCAAGTTGTGCTTGTACGGAGCACCCAAGGAGTTGGGAAATCCGAAGCAAAGGAAAGAATCGTCAAGCAAAGCGAGCTCGGGGCCGGACCAGTCTCAAGGTTGCTCGGCGAAGGCGGAATGTGTGAAAACCgagcctcgaggctcaggagaagGTTGTGAACAGGCCTCCAATTCTAGAGACGGACAGAACTCAGAGAGTCCACACCTGAAGGAGGAAGAAGGTCAGCAATCTAGCGGGGCCGTTACCAAGGAGACGTCGGATGCAGACACCGGGAAGTCCAAATTTGACGTCCTCAACACAACGGCAACGGCAACGGCAACGGCAACGGCAACGGAAACGGCAACGGCAACGGCAACGGCAACGGCGCACCAGTCTCCGGGAATGGAGTTTCCCAATGAACACTCGGAGTGCTCCAAACCCATGCCATCACTGTCGGGGCAAGAGGTTGATTCCAACTCTGGTGGCTCCCAGGACCTGCACATCAATACACAGGAGTCAACACATCTCATTATTTCCCCAGAGCTTCCAGAGCAGCTCAAAACATCGCCTGAAAGTCCAGAATATGTTGCAAACTGA